One window from the genome of Lacerta agilis isolate rLacAgi1 chromosome 16, rLacAgi1.pri, whole genome shotgun sequence encodes:
- the LOC117060573 gene encoding intercellular adhesion molecule 5-like, whose translation MPRLLCVLLLLASAACTAAQGAQQAEYFLRILPEKPVVMYGDSMLLNCSSNCENIGLETSLQAVAAGTGPTWKAFNFTSVTEWEPNPLCFATCGGTEPKSQRITITVYRAPERVVLDPLPEVEVGKEYNVTCRVFNVAPIRNLTVTLYKGKKRLYVETFEDRRNLEAGNVVVTSKSITAQQNDHGEEVSCHTALDLRPEGPSLETVSPSKLLETVVFPMDPYLQTLGSVEINTSMPVECKVSGLFPVQKAAFQLFFAGERLNSSNHISGHNVSAQAQVSSISAGEHQLICTVTLGPVTKTAESTVNVYSLPKPTLHIDHPQIPVNTNVTVMCRSDGSKSPGVVMRISDTKEILLSGDAPSLQYALTAHKEDNGRQFMCKVELKVDGRSVVKETSANLTVFYAPQMSDSSCPDKLTWKDGSEETFICSASGNPPPTVECRKDEVSYNIGIQQQVTKEHAGIYHCNATNTYGFDVRDVIIDVESYHLNTLGITIGILCAVVISSVIGVGYYMYYRKQKIRKYKLRQRQLQVTGSPMEQKCLNGNA comes from the exons ATGCCGCGCCTCCTCTGcgtcctcctcctgctcgcctCGGCGGCTTGCACTGCCGCACAAG GGGCTCAGCAAGCGGAATACTTCTTGAGGATTTTGCCAGAAAAgcctgtagtgatgtatggagaTTCCATGCTATTAAACTGCAGTTCCAATTGTGAGAACATTGGCTTGGAGACCAGCCTACAGGCCGTTGCTGCAGGGACTGGGCCTACTTGGAAAGCCTTCAATTTCACCAGTGTTACTGAGTGGGAACCGAATCCATTGTGTTTTGCTACCTGTGGGGGGACAGAGCCGAAATCTCAGAGGATAACCATCACAGTTTACC GAGCTCCAGAGCGCGTAGTGTTGGATCCGCTGCCAGAGGTGGAGGTGGGTAAGGAGTATAATGTGACTTGTCGAGTTTTCAATGTTGCCCCCATCCGGAACCTCACCGTGACCTTGTATAAAGGGAAGAAGAGGCTGTACGTGGAGACCTTTGAGGACCGCAGGAATCTTGAAGCCGGCAATGTTGTGGTGACAAGCAAGAGCATCACCGCTCAGCAGAATGACCACGGAGAGGAAGTCTCCTGCCACACAGCTCTGGACCTGAGGCCGGAAGGGCCCTCCTTGGAAACGGTTTCCCCCAGCAAATTGCTGGAGACTGTTG TTTTCCCCATGGACCCATATCTTCAAACTTTGGGCTCTGTAGAGATCAATACTAGCATGCCTGTGGAATGTAAGGTGTCTGGACTTTTTCCGGTTCAAAAGGCAGCGTTTCAGCTGTTCTTTGCAGGGGAGAGACTGAACTCCAGCAACCACATATCAGGGCACAACGTGAGTGCCCAGGCTCAAGTGTCCTCAATATCCGCAGGAGAACATCAGTTGATCTGCACAGTCACTCTGGGGCCAGTGACCAAAACTGCAGAGAGTACTGTGAATGTCTACA GTTTGCCCAAACCCACCCTACACATTGACCACCCCCAAATCCCTGTCAACACAAATGTGACAGTTATGTGCAGGTCTGATGGCTCCAAGTCCCCTGGTGTCGTCATGCGGATCAGTGACACCAAGGAGATCTTACTATCCGGAGATGCTCCTTCTCTGCAGTATGCACTTACAGCCCATAAAGAGGATAATGGGAGGCAGTTCATGTGCAAAGTGGAGCTGAAAGTTGATGGGCGCTCGGTGGTGAAAGAGACATCTGCAAATCTCACTGTCTTCT ATGCACCCCAAATGAGTGATTCTAGTTGCCCTGATAAGTTGACCTGGAAGGACGGCAGTGAAGAGACCTTTATCTGTTCAGCCTCAGGAAACCCACCACCAACTGTCGAATGCAGGAAAGATGAGGTGTCGTACAATATTGGGATACAGCAGCAAGTCACGAAAGAGCATGCTGGCATCTATCACTGCAATGCCACCAACACATACGGATTTGATGTAAGAGATGTGATCATAGACGTTGAAT CTTACCATCTTAACACCCTTGGAATCACAATTGGGATTCTCTGTGCAGTGGTTATTTCTTCCGTAATAGGGGTGGGTTATTACATGTACTACAGAAAACAAAAGATCAGGAAGTACAAACTAAGACAGCGGCAGCTGCAAGTAACGGGAAGCCCCATGGAGCAAAAGTGCCTGAATGGCAACGCATAG